One genomic window of Roseobacter ponti includes the following:
- the hutG gene encoding N-formylglutamate deformylase, with amino-acid sequence MPVHVLPAESPLILSMPHTGTDIPPVWYRRLNETGQGLIDTDWHVDRLYDRLVPDATIVRARFHRYVSDANRDPEGASLYPGQNTTGLVPLTTFDGDPIWDDPPTAREMKSLQSAFFAPYHAALAAQIARVQLAFGYAILFDCHSIRSRVPHLFEGRLPDLNIGTYNGASCDARLAAGVAGICNRASGYTTVLNGRFRGGWTTRRYGRPHAGVHAIQMELAQSTYLTSEQEPWHYDAEKASDLRDVLRELLQYLIGWTPGSASSIKQNI; translated from the coding sequence ATGCCGGTCCACGTGCTGCCCGCAGAGAGCCCTCTGATCCTGTCCATGCCGCATACCGGCACAGATATTCCACCCGTCTGGTACCGGCGGCTCAACGAGACCGGACAGGGCCTTATCGATACGGACTGGCACGTGGACAGGCTTTATGACCGCCTCGTGCCCGACGCCACAATCGTGCGGGCGCGCTTTCACCGCTATGTCTCGGATGCCAACCGCGATCCTGAAGGCGCGTCTCTTTATCCCGGACAGAACACCACCGGGCTGGTGCCGCTGACCACCTTCGACGGGGACCCGATCTGGGACGATCCGCCGACCGCCCGCGAAATGAAGAGCCTTCAGTCGGCATTCTTTGCCCCCTATCACGCTGCCCTCGCCGCACAGATCGCGCGGGTACAGCTGGCATTCGGATACGCCATTCTTTTCGACTGCCACTCGATCCGGTCACGTGTGCCGCACCTTTTCGAAGGTCGGCTGCCGGACCTGAACATCGGCACCTACAACGGTGCCTCCTGCGATGCACGCCTGGCCGCGGGTGTGGCCGGCATCTGCAACCGCGCGTCGGGATACACAACTGTTCTGAACGGCCGCTTCAGGGGCGGCTGGACCACGCGGCGCTATGGCAGGCCCCACGCCGGCGTACACGCCATCCAGATGGAACTGGCGCAGAGCACCTATCTGACGTCCGAGCAGGAGCCCTGGCATTATGACGCGGAAAAAGCCTCGGACCTGCGGGATGTTCTGCGTGAGCTTCTGCAGTATCTGATCGGCTGGACCCCCGGGTCCGCATCAAGTATAAAACAGAATATATAA
- a CDS encoding tetratricopeptide repeat-containing sulfotransferase family protein, whose translation MDIVRKINRLMAAGDYVAAQKRIRPLAKKEPRNAGLQNMAGLTFARGGQHKAALPYFAAAVKAAPEQTDFRCNLTLSLVLCGEDAKAAGQIDRLISAAPDDARPWHMRAMLHQRAGAHDEAVKAATQALTRDPQMADALNLRAVAYTFLRDDAAALADFEAAAARRPDDSKTLRQLGKQLSQMGLQERALEAWGQALQLTPGHPNTLARVAEVCPPDTLPQVREAAEKALAARPADPADRAQLMLAGATAMHRSGQASDAMELLHRLHALDARHHSWDRRAARDEFERMTSLFPAPADIARPAAQTPSPVFVTGLPRSGTTLVEMILSRVPGVAARGELPMAAARAQAFLATGRPVTAEALANFAEGFRTDMPPVPEEASVFTDKMPANFRYIGLLADTFPDARFVCVGRDPRDVALSMWRRRFVTEGMNFASRLSDIADYANLFALYMRHWQATCADRILTVRYEDLVSDMDSGTRAIAEHCGLAWTEKMLHPEESDARVETASKDQVRARVHTRSVGGWQRFAGDFKEFTDNLDPDLWPGIATPD comes from the coding sequence ATGGATATCGTGCGAAAGATCAACAGACTGATGGCCGCGGGCGACTATGTCGCAGCGCAGAAACGCATCCGTCCGCTGGCAAAGAAAGAACCCCGCAACGCCGGGCTGCAGAATATGGCCGGGCTGACTTTTGCCAGAGGCGGGCAGCACAAAGCCGCCCTGCCCTATTTCGCCGCGGCGGTGAAAGCAGCCCCTGAGCAGACGGACTTCCGGTGCAATCTGACCCTTTCCCTGGTGCTCTGCGGCGAGGACGCAAAAGCCGCCGGACAGATCGACAGGCTGATCAGCGCAGCACCGGATGATGCACGTCCCTGGCACATGCGCGCGATGCTGCACCAGCGTGCCGGCGCCCACGACGAAGCGGTAAAAGCCGCGACGCAGGCCCTTACCCGTGACCCGCAGATGGCCGATGCGCTGAACCTGCGCGCGGTTGCATACACCTTCCTGCGCGACGACGCCGCTGCACTGGCAGATTTCGAAGCGGCCGCAGCGCGGCGGCCGGACGATTCCAAAACGCTGCGCCAGCTCGGCAAGCAACTCAGCCAGATGGGCCTGCAGGAGCGCGCACTGGAGGCCTGGGGACAGGCGTTGCAGCTTACACCGGGCCATCCGAATACGCTCGCCCGTGTGGCCGAAGTCTGTCCGCCCGATACGCTGCCTCAGGTACGTGAGGCTGCGGAAAAGGCACTTGCCGCGCGCCCGGCCGACCCTGCGGACCGCGCACAGCTGATGCTTGCCGGGGCCACGGCGATGCACCGCTCAGGGCAGGCATCCGACGCGATGGAGCTGTTACACCGGCTGCATGCGCTGGACGCGCGGCACCACTCGTGGGACAGGCGCGCCGCGCGGGACGAATTCGAGCGGATGACCTCGCTTTTCCCCGCGCCTGCCGACATTGCACGCCCCGCCGCTCAGACACCCTCGCCGGTCTTCGTCACCGGGCTCCCCCGCTCGGGCACGACGCTGGTCGAAATGATCCTGAGCCGGGTGCCGGGTGTTGCCGCACGGGGTGAACTGCCGATGGCCGCCGCCCGCGCTCAGGCCTTTCTGGCGACCGGGCGCCCGGTCACGGCTGAGGCGCTGGCAAATTTTGCCGAAGGGTTCCGCACAGACATGCCTCCGGTCCCGGAGGAGGCGTCCGTTTTCACCGACAAGATGCCTGCCAATTTCCGCTACATCGGGCTTCTGGCCGATACTTTTCCTGACGCGCGCTTCGTCTGCGTCGGGCGCGACCCGCGCGATGTCGCTCTGTCTATGTGGCGCCGGCGCTTTGTCACCGAGGGCATGAATTTCGCCAGTCGTCTTTCGGATATCGCCGATTACGCCAACCTTTTCGCGCTCTATATGCGCCACTGGCAGGCGACCTGCGCCGACCGGATCCTGACAGTGCGCTATGAAGATCTGGTGTCGGACATGGACAGCGGCACCCGTGCGATCGCAGAGCACTGCGGCCTCGCATGGACTGAAAAGATGCTGCATCCGGAAGAGAGCGACGCGCGGGTGGAAACCGCAAGTAAAGATCAGGTGCGCGCCCGGGTCCACACCCGTTCCGTGGGGGGCTGGCAGCGCTTTGCCGGCGATTTCAAAGAATTCACCGACAATCTGGATCCGGATCTCTGGCCGGGCATTGCAACGCCGGATTGA
- a CDS encoding alpha/beta hydrolase family protein: MTRTSIFACIAALAATPALTNPVDLVRPDAPELAFFGTLPVGVQTLEFVNPGQIDIVNVTDQDIPLYDRPLTVEVWYPAEDDSSARTGYDTVLRDGVTPVTLTGRATRDADPAAEGMFPLIVISHGYPGNRYLMAHLGENLASKGFVTVSVDHTDSTYSDQGAFGSTLYHRPLDQRFVIDQMEALESRLGGIIDTSVVGIIGYSMGGYGALVFGGAGVTQQATEAAWGTPRGLLTAHLSGSESLAALRDPRVRAIVAIGPWGRNADVWDANGMAGLDTPTLIMAGGSDDVSVYGAIRTIFEEAGNTERHLLTFVNANHNAAAPIPAPAEAWDPVETLDFVPFEHYADPVWDSTRMNNIAQHFATAFFDLHLRGDVSRRPYLELIPNANDGVVALDEEALPTDDHTYWAGFPARTARGLRFETLSVGE, from the coding sequence GTGACGAGAACCAGCATTTTCGCCTGCATTGCCGCTCTGGCGGCGACACCCGCGCTCACCAACCCTGTTGATCTTGTCCGCCCCGATGCACCTGAGCTTGCGTTCTTCGGAACCCTGCCCGTGGGCGTTCAGACGCTTGAATTTGTGAACCCGGGCCAGATCGACATCGTCAATGTCACAGACCAGGACATCCCGCTCTATGACCGGCCGCTGACGGTGGAGGTCTGGTACCCCGCTGAAGACGACAGCAGCGCCCGCACGGGTTATGACACGGTTCTGCGCGATGGCGTGACGCCCGTCACTCTGACCGGCCGGGCGACGCGCGATGCTGATCCCGCAGCAGAAGGTATGTTTCCGCTGATCGTGATCAGCCACGGCTATCCCGGCAACCGATATCTGATGGCGCATCTGGGCGAGAACCTCGCATCGAAGGGTTTTGTGACGGTCTCCGTTGATCACACCGACAGCACCTATTCTGATCAGGGGGCTTTCGGCTCGACGCTGTATCACCGGCCGCTGGACCAGCGCTTTGTCATCGACCAGATGGAGGCGCTGGAAAGCCGGCTGGGCGGCATCATCGACACGTCCGTGGTGGGGATAATCGGCTATTCGATGGGCGGATACGGTGCGCTTGTTTTTGGCGGCGCGGGCGTCACCCAGCAGGCGACCGAAGCTGCATGGGGCACGCCCCGCGGGCTGCTGACAGCACATCTCTCGGGCTCTGAGAGCCTGGCGGCACTGAGAGACCCGCGCGTGCGGGCGATCGTGGCCATCGGCCCCTGGGGCCGCAACGCGGATGTCTGGGATGCCAACGGTATGGCCGGACTGGATACACCGACGCTGATCATGGCGGGGGGCTCTGATGACGTTTCCGTCTACGGGGCGATCCGGACGATTTTTGAAGAGGCCGGCAATACCGAACGTCATCTGCTGACCTTTGTAAACGCAAACCACAATGCAGCCGCCCCGATCCCCGCCCCGGCCGAAGCCTGGGACCCGGTTGAAACGCTCGATTTTGTGCCCTTTGAGCATTATGCCGATCCGGTCTGGGACAGCACGCGGATGAACAATATCGCGCAGCATTTCGCCACCGCCTTTTTTGATCTGCACCTTCGGGGCGATGTTTCCCGGCGCCCCTATCTTGAGCTTATTCCCAATGCAAACGACGGGGTTGTGGCTCTGGATGAAGAGGCGCTTCCAACGGACGATCACACCTACTGGGCAGGCTTTCCGGCGCGGACGGCGCGCGGGCTGCGCTTTGAGACACTCAGCGTCGGCGAATAG
- a CDS encoding caspase family protein — MLVVLCLLAGLWPQSAAAQAKRIALVIGNSEYDHVASLNNPANDATDLAAALERIGFTVTQGMNLDYRQMRLTLRDFAEAAQDADMVIVYFAGHGIEIENTNYLIPVNAELRSDRDVDLEALRLESFVRAVSGARGLKLILVDACRNNPFLSDMVYASGTRSVGRGLARVDPSGVLVGYAARSGTLAMDGDGRNSPYARALLSHIEEPGLELGKMFRRVRDTVWELTDGAQEPFTYGSLPGRDIFLMPPRATPELTPDASGALLRMQQMVADFAEAEAAGTDRDWTAFLGRYADLPDNQLMTIAQQKREAVRMAAMSSLPAARPGATASGSGLSTEQMVKEYSSADAAADISQWTRFIHRYAEYPDHPLMQKAKLKRSALVVSALDRKAAETVQKTAAKRPPDAFPGQEKALGLTRGQLRGVQSALNARGFDAGPVDGLIGARTRNAISVFQSASGLAATGVLNKSTLAALNFDPAASPRPAPDAATPAAQPAPAARSAARDRFISGREAEKHDADTLSRLHDDPRLTRVARALRGQAFVYGYFEDRLYVAVQSWGATPWAAAVSKARALGGHLATMTSRAENQFVYSMVQHDDRFWRITQNPALDVFGPAFGLAQSPDAREPAGGFAWVTGEALAYTNWGAGEPNNYADNEDIVTFTYRSRTPLNSVKTSARWGDYPDADRGYIMEFP; from the coding sequence GTGCTGGTGGTTTTGTGCCTTCTGGCAGGGCTCTGGCCGCAGAGCGCTGCTGCGCAGGCCAAACGCATCGCGCTGGTGATCGGTAATTCGGAATACGATCACGTCGCCAGCCTGAACAATCCCGCAAATGACGCCACCGACCTCGCCGCGGCGCTGGAGCGCATCGGGTTTACGGTGACGCAGGGGATGAACCTTGATTACCGGCAGATGCGCCTGACGCTGCGCGATTTCGCCGAGGCCGCGCAGGACGCGGATATGGTCATCGTCTATTTCGCCGGCCACGGGATCGAGATCGAAAACACCAATTACCTGATCCCGGTAAATGCTGAACTGCGCAGCGACCGCGACGTTGATCTTGAGGCGCTGCGGCTGGAGAGCTTTGTGCGTGCGGTCTCGGGCGCGCGGGGGCTCAAGCTCATTCTGGTGGATGCCTGCCGGAACAATCCGTTCCTGTCCGATATGGTCTATGCCAGCGGGACACGTTCGGTCGGGCGCGGTCTGGCGCGGGTTGATCCCAGCGGTGTCCTTGTGGGCTATGCCGCGCGCAGCGGGACGCTGGCGATGGATGGTGACGGGCGCAACAGCCCCTATGCGCGTGCGCTGCTGTCGCACATCGAAGAACCCGGGCTGGAGTTGGGCAAGATGTTCCGCCGCGTGCGCGATACCGTCTGGGAGCTGACGGACGGCGCTCAGGAACCCTTTACCTATGGCTCGCTGCCCGGGCGCGATATTTTCCTGATGCCGCCGCGCGCCACGCCTGAGCTGACACCGGATGCCTCGGGCGCGCTTTTGCGCATGCAGCAGATGGTGGCGGATTTTGCCGAAGCGGAGGCGGCGGGCACCGACCGGGACTGGACTGCGTTTCTGGGCCGCTATGCAGACCTGCCCGACAACCAGCTGATGACCATCGCGCAGCAGAAACGCGAAGCAGTGCGCATGGCCGCAATGAGCAGTCTGCCGGCGGCGCGGCCGGGCGCCACAGCGAGCGGTTCCGGCCTTTCGACCGAACAGATGGTGAAAGAGTATTCATCGGCGGATGCCGCAGCGGACATATCGCAGTGGACCCGGTTCATTCACCGCTATGCCGAATACCCCGACCATCCTCTCATGCAGAAGGCGAAACTCAAACGCAGTGCCCTTGTGGTGAGCGCGCTTGATCGCAAAGCTGCGGAAACGGTGCAGAAAACAGCAGCGAAACGGCCGCCGGACGCGTTTCCGGGGCAGGAGAAAGCGCTCGGGCTGACGCGTGGCCAGCTGCGCGGCGTGCAGTCAGCGCTGAATGCGCGCGGCTTTGATGCCGGGCCGGTGGACGGGCTGATCGGGGCCAGAACGCGCAATGCCATCAGTGTGTTTCAGTCGGCATCGGGGCTTGCAGCCACCGGCGTGCTCAATAAGTCGACGCTGGCAGCGCTGAACTTTGACCCGGCGGCATCGCCGCGCCCCGCGCCGGATGCGGCAACACCTGCCGCACAGCCCGCGCCTGCGGCGCGCAGTGCGGCGCGTGACCGGTTCATCTCGGGCCGGGAGGCAGAGAAACACGACGCTGACACCCTTAGCCGCCTGCATGATGATCCGCGGCTCACACGGGTCGCAAGGGCGCTGCGCGGCCAGGCCTTCGTTTACGGCTATTTCGAGGACCGGCTTTATGTCGCGGTACAAAGCTGGGGCGCAACACCCTGGGCGGCTGCCGTGAGTAAGGCCCGCGCGCTTGGCGGACATCTGGCCACGATGACGTCCCGTGCGGAGAACCAGTTTGTTTACAGCATGGTGCAGCACGACGACAGGTTCTGGCGGATCACGCAGAACCCGGCGCTGGATGTGTTCGGACCAGCCTTTGGTCTGGCCCAGTCACCGGATGCGCGCGAGCCCGCCGGCGGCTTTGCGTGGGTGACCGGAGAGGCTCTGGCTTACACCAACTGGGGTGCGGGCGAACCGAACAACTATGCCGATAATGAAGATATCGTGACTTTCACCTACCGCAGCCGAACGCCGCTGAACTCTGTGAAAACATCAGCGCGCTGGGGCGATTACCCGGATGCGGATCGCGGGTACATTATGGAATTTCCGTAG
- a CDS encoding MATE family efflux transporter: MPQVMTYSGHTRAVLRLGLPLVGGHVAQVLVGVTDTVMLGWYSVDALAAVTLGSTFFFTLMIFGAGFAWAVMPLVASFAAEDDETGLRRATRMGLWLSLGFAVLAMPLMYWSEPVLRLMGQSDQVAADAGLYLRVAGFGIFPALIVMVLKSYLAALERTQVVFWITVAGAVVNGLANYALIFGNWGAPELGITGAAIASVVSQVAYLVLTVIYVRRSLPQHALFRRLWRADPQMLKRVFALGWPIGLTSLSETGLFAASALMMGWIGTVALAAHGIAVQLAAVTFMVHLGLSNAATIRAGNALGRRDPDHMERGGITVTVLSLITSALTIAVFVTFPEPLLNLFMQEDEPQRVAILSIGVGLLGMAALFQLVDGAQAIALGLLRGVQDTRAPMVFAAVSYWGLGIPCSYIFGFWFGMGGIGIWLGLVTGLGMAAILLSWRFWLVAMRDVRAGVPVAG, translated from the coding sequence ATGCCGCAGGTGATGACATATTCAGGACATACCCGGGCCGTGCTGCGTCTGGGCCTGCCGCTGGTGGGCGGGCATGTGGCACAGGTTCTGGTGGGCGTGACCGATACGGTCATGCTGGGCTGGTACAGCGTCGATGCTCTGGCGGCGGTCACGCTGGGATCGACCTTTTTCTTTACGCTGATGATTTTTGGTGCCGGATTTGCCTGGGCGGTGATGCCGCTGGTCGCCTCGTTTGCAGCTGAAGACGACGAAACGGGCCTGCGCCGGGCCACGCGTATGGGGCTCTGGCTGAGCCTCGGGTTTGCAGTGCTGGCGATGCCGCTGATGTACTGGTCTGAGCCGGTGCTGCGGCTCATGGGGCAGAGCGATCAGGTGGCCGCAGACGCGGGCCTCTATCTGCGCGTTGCGGGCTTTGGTATTTTTCCTGCGCTGATCGTGATGGTGCTGAAATCCTATCTGGCGGCGCTGGAACGCACGCAGGTGGTGTTCTGGATCACCGTCGCGGGTGCCGTGGTGAACGGGCTGGCCAATTATGCGCTGATCTTTGGCAACTGGGGCGCGCCTGAGCTTGGTATTACGGGGGCCGCAATTGCGTCTGTGGTCAGTCAGGTGGCCTATCTGGTGCTGACAGTGATCTATGTCCGCCGCAGTCTGCCACAGCATGCGCTTTTCCGGCGGCTCTGGCGGGCCGATCCGCAGATGCTGAAACGGGTTTTTGCACTGGGATGGCCGATCGGGCTGACCAGCCTGTCCGAAACCGGGCTTTTCGCGGCTTCGGCGCTGATGATGGGGTGGATCGGCACCGTGGCACTGGCGGCACACGGCATCGCGGTGCAGCTGGCGGCTGTTACGTTCATGGTGCATCTGGGTCTGAGCAATGCCGCCACGATCCGGGCCGGCAATGCGCTTGGACGGCGCGATCCTGATCATATGGAACGCGGCGGCATCACCGTCACGGTACTGTCTCTGATTACCTCGGCGCTGACGATTGCTGTTTTCGTGACCTTTCCCGAGCCGCTGCTGAACCTCTTTATGCAGGAAGATGAGCCTCAGCGGGTGGCGATCCTGTCGATCGGTGTCGGGCTTCTGGGCATGGCCGCGCTCTTTCAGCTGGTCGATGGTGCCCAGGCCATCGCCCTGGGCCTGCTACGCGGGGTGCAGGACACGCGTGCCCCGATGGTCTTTGCCGCCGTCAGCTACTGGGGGCTTGGCATCCCGTGCTCTTATATTTTCGGGTTCTGGTTCGGGATGGGCGGGATCGGCATCTGGCTGGGTCTTGTGACCGGCCTCGGGATGGCCGCGATCCTGTTGTCCTGGCGTTTCTGGCTGGTTGCCATGCGGGATGTCAGGGCGGGTGTTCCCGTCGCCGGCTGA
- a CDS encoding tetratricopeptide repeat protein: MQTDRYDNTITTASAAVADAYADAVDCLLAGAPGLIPAFEAVTEADPAFALGWVGLARAHQSFGAMPAAGQAMERARSLPAGLTERERSHLNAFDLLIAGKGPQAYAAIRAHVNTWPRDALVAQTCSSVFGLIGFSGQPGREAEILAFTAALMPHYGEDWWMTSQYAFALCENGALARAEAQIDRALALRDRNAHGAHVRSHILYETGRTAEGRAWLSDWLAPYARDGIMYGHLTWHSALWSLAERDTEAMWAQVDAAVAPDSGSLSPGINVLTDTASILQRAMMAGVAVSADRWAAVSAYALQAFPATGNAFIDVHAALAHAMAGNDAALEAIITAPAGPAADLVPGLACGFRAMAAEDWGAASENLTGAMSDLARIGGSRAQRDLVEQCLLTSLIRDGREREAQDIARLRRPLLVSGADTHATH; encoded by the coding sequence ATGCAAACCGACAGATACGACAACACAATCACCACCGCCTCGGCGGCCGTGGCCGATGCTTACGCGGATGCCGTTGATTGCCTGCTGGCCGGTGCGCCGGGTCTGATCCCGGCTTTTGAAGCTGTCACCGAAGCCGATCCGGCGTTTGCCCTGGGCTGGGTCGGTCTGGCGCGGGCGCATCAGTCTTTCGGGGCGATGCCGGCAGCCGGGCAGGCGATGGAACGCGCGCGATCCTTACCGGCAGGGCTCACGGAGCGCGAACGCAGCCATCTCAACGCTTTTGACCTGCTGATCGCGGGCAAGGGGCCGCAGGCCTATGCCGCGATCCGGGCGCATGTGAACACCTGGCCCCGGGATGCACTTGTCGCACAGACCTGCTCATCGGTTTTCGGGCTCATCGGTTTTTCCGGGCAGCCCGGGCGTGAGGCTGAAATCCTTGCCTTTACCGCAGCGCTGATGCCGCACTACGGCGAAGACTGGTGGATGACCAGCCAGTACGCTTTTGCGCTCTGTGAGAACGGGGCGCTGGCGCGGGCGGAGGCACAGATTGACCGCGCCCTCGCACTCAGAGACCGCAATGCCCATGGTGCGCATGTGCGCAGCCATATCCTTTATGAGACCGGGCGCACCGCAGAAGGGCGCGCCTGGCTGAGTGACTGGCTGGCGCCATATGCGCGCGACGGGATCATGTATGGTCATCTGACCTGGCATTCCGCACTCTGGTCGCTCGCGGAGCGGGACACCGAAGCGATGTGGGCGCAGGTGGATGCGGCGGTCGCCCCTGACAGCGGCAGTCTGAGCCCGGGCATCAATGTGCTGACCGACACGGCATCAATCCTGCAGCGCGCGATGATGGCGGGTGTTGCGGTCTCAGCGGATCGCTGGGCTGCTGTCAGCGCCTATGCGCTGCAGGCCTTTCCTGCCACGGGTAATGCTTTCATCGATGTGCATGCCGCACTGGCACATGCGATGGCGGGCAATGACGCAGCCCTTGAGGCGATCATCACCGCTCCGGCGGGGCCGGCGGCGGATCTGGTGCCGGGGCTGGCCTGTGGTTTCCGGGCAATGGCGGCAGAAGACTGGGGTGCCGCGTCAGAAAACCTGACCGGTGCAATGAGCGATCTGGCGCGGATCGGCGGCAGCCGGGCGCAGCGCGATCTGGTGGAACAGTGCCTGCTGACCAGCCTGATCCGGGACGGGCGCGAGCGCGAGGCACAGGACATCGCCCGGCTGCGCAGGCCCCTGCTGGTATCCGGCGCGGATACTCATGCGACGCACTAA